CCCTCTCACTACCTTCAACGGCGGTCGACATGATGCAGAGAAAGAGGACGGTTGCGAATCGAGTGAAAATCATGACACACTCCTTAGAAAAACAGGTTCTAGCCAGCAAACCAATATAACAAAATCCAATCTAACATCTCAGTGAAGTACAAAGAAGTCTCGACATGTCAGAATCTAGAGCGTTCGGCAACCTTTAACGCTTTTCGTAATCCTACCTGCAGCTGGAATTCGATGCTGGCCTGGTTAACTTTAGTCAATTCGAAACCGAACCATTATGATTATGGAAATACTGTGCAATACCAGAATAACAGTATATACGTCAATAATCAGGATGTGGGAACTGCCGAACAAGCCAGCTAACTGGCTGCCAGCGGTGCAACGGCCAGTTCCAGCGATCAGCAAAACTGGATGCCGTTGGGGGTCTTTGCGCTATCACAAACCGGTCAAACTACACAAACGAATTCTGATTTAGTGATGCAACTGGCCGTAGACCCTCAGGGAATCATCCGAGGAAATCTGAGTAATACGAAAACAAACAAATCACAACAAATTCATGGCGCCGTTGACAAGAAAACGCAACGTGCGCCTGGAGTGTGGGTGATGATCAAAGCAAGGTCTACGATACCGGGATATATAACCTGACCAAAGATGAAGCGCCTCTACTGTTGCATATTGGAAAAGATAAGGCACAACAATGGTTGATGGTGAGGTTGAAGCAAAAAGGCGACGATACGACCGGGAAGAACTAATCTCAGCTGGGAGACGAATGTCTGTAATCCAATCAGGAATCTCTGCCTGGCAAACGTGTTTCGAAGTGAACCTTAGAACCGCAGGTTAGCCCGCAGGCCGGGCAGGACCGAAGTATCATCGGCAGCGTTAGCGTCTTCGAGTACTTGCAGATCGGCCGTCAGATAGAACCAGGGTGTCAGGGCGGCATTGTAGTAGAATTCCACTCCCTGAATATCGCGGGCCGCTACAATGGGGCTGACCAGCGATTTGTAATTCCCGCTCAGTGCATCATAGAAATACCCGATTCCCATCGAGTCCTGTTTGCGACAGCGGAATAAACCGCGAGCCTGAAGTGCAATATTACCGCTCCAGCTGTAAGGGTTGGGATTTCCGTCGGCAAGCATCCACTGACTCATCAGACGCACGTTACGTTTGTCATTAAAGCAGTCGGCCCAAAGGACCTGATCCAGGATGTAACTCAGCGTCCAGGAGCCGGTCTTCTGTCCTGCAGCGACCACCCCTTGCCCGGGAATGACGGTCCAACTGGTCGGATCGACCGAGGTGTAAGTCCGGCTGCTCCAGTTCCCCAGGAGTGCATGCGAACCGGGATGACCGCGCCACTCGGTAAAGATCCGCCCATATCCCAGCACAACGGCGCCTTCGTCAAACAGATCATCCAGGCCGACGGTGGTCGAAGAATTGGTCGTATCGTATACCAGCAGAGCACTCTGAACCTGACCTTCGTGCAAGCCCAGTGCCCCCGCTCCGTTGATCGACAGGTTCGTGGTACGCACAATCGGCGTCGGAGCGATCAGTGACACATTCATAAACCCGTTGATCCCCCGTCCCGTATTGGGATAAATCATGTTCCACAGGTCGAGCAAATTATATTTTCCCGCCGTCAGCGCGAAGTTCTCACTCAAAGCCTGAATGAACATCAGATTTGTAATCGCCGTCTGATGCTGACCAGGCAACGGAAAGAGCATACTGGCATTGGGCAGGCTCAAAGCGCCCGCCGAGGTGTTGATGTCATCACCAAACCGGGTTTCGGCATGCAGAATGGCCGAGAACCCTTTATTCAGTCCCAGCTTCTCACCCTGGAACGTAAAGATGTAGTCGCCTTTGCCACCGTACAGAAACCTCCGCCTGCGACCGCCGCTGGCAACGCCTTGATAGAACTGAGTTAACTGGATATCCGCAATAACCCCATGCTCTGCCAGCCTCGAGCGGGCACCGAACAGATCGCCCGTCAGATACTCACGTGAAAACAGTGACTCGGAGCACGCATAACCACAATCGGCAGCGGCCACACATTCGTCACCCAGGCAACAGTCATCTGGAGAGTCACAGCAGGTCTCCTGACTCTCTGAATAACTGATCGGAGCCAGCCCTGCATCGTCGAACGGTTCGTTGCTCTTCACCGTTGTTTCGAAAAAGGGAATTGACGATTCCGAAACTGAGAATTCAACCTGCTCTCCAGCCAATACAGGAGGACAACTCAGACTCATAGACAGTAGAGCAAAACTGATGGCAGCAGATTTCATGAGACAGCTTTTCAATCCGGGACAGAGTGATAATTACGCCGTTCTGACATTGATTGAGGATCAATAACCAGCATACTGACAAAAACTCCTAACTTGAGTTTAATCGTCAAAATAAGATCTCAACCAGCTTGTGCGAACTGGATTTCACGCAGCATTCACAGTCTGTAGTCTGGTTGTACCGGTTGTGACGGTTACCTGCTGGCAATGGCAAACTCCGAAATATACATGCGGCCACACACCCCTGCCGCGATACCAATCTAGAACCGGTTGTACTTTGAATCTGCTTATGTCATCTTGGTCGAAAAGAAAGACTGTAATTTTCAACCTGCAGGGTTACCTGGATCAGCAACCACCGTCCCGGTAGCGAAGTTGAAGAACAGCACTGGCTGAATACAGGAAAAAATCACAATGAACGTACGCGTCTTTGGAATCAGCGATAATTCAACACTGATCCCCTTACCCGAAACCGTACTCTCTGCTTCCTGTGAACTGGAGAAACTGCTTACCCCGTTCCATTTGCGACCGGAAGTGCTGGCAGCCTGTCTCACACCAGAACGCAGCGAACACATGATGTCGCAAAAAAACGCGCTGTACATGGAAGTGCCCACGCACCTGGGCTGGGATCAGTCGGAAAAACCTTACGTCTCTTTCCTCTGCCTGAAGTCGACAGTGATCACAATTCATCGCGACAAACTGCACACGATTGAAGATGTGATTCGGAATCTGGATGGCGACGTCCCCCTGTATGCCAACAATTCCTCAGCACTTCTCTACTTTCTGCTGGTTGAAATCGGGAAACAGACTGTGAATGTGGCCCTGCGGGTACGCGAAGAAGCAGAACAGCTGGATCAGGCTTGCCATGAGAACCCAGATGCTCTCGATCCTCAGAAATTTTCCATTCTACACAGAAAAATCAGTCACTACGCAGCAGTCTAAGATGATCACTCTTATTGCGCGGGAGTACTGCAAACCGTGGTATTACAGGGTGTTCGCTAAAACGCATGAGTAGATATGTGGCAAT
This genomic interval from Gimesia alba contains the following:
- a CDS encoding carbohydrate porin, whose product is MKSAAISFALLSMSLSCPPVLAGEQVEFSVSESSIPFFETTVKSNEPFDDAGLAPISYSESQETCCDSPDDCCLGDECVAAADCGYACSESLFSREYLTGDLFGARSRLAEHGVIADIQLTQFYQGVASGGRRRRFLYGGKGDYIFTFQGEKLGLNKGFSAILHAETRFGDDINTSAGALSLPNASMLFPLPGQHQTAITNLMFIQALSENFALTAGKYNLLDLWNMIYPNTGRGINGFMNVSLIAPTPIVRTTNLSINGAGALGLHEGQVQSALLVYDTTNSSTTVGLDDLFDEGAVVLGYGRIFTEWRGHPGSHALLGNWSSRTYTSVDPTSWTVIPGQGVVAAGQKTGSWTLSYILDQVLWADCFNDKRNVRLMSQWMLADGNPNPYSWSGNIALQARGLFRCRKQDSMGIGYFYDALSGNYKSLVSPIVAARDIQGVEFYYNAALTPWFYLTADLQVLEDANAADDTSVLPGLRANLRF
- a CDS encoding CorA family divalent cation transporter, which codes for MNVRVFGISDNSTLIPLPETVLSASCELEKLLTPFHLRPEVLAACLTPERSEHMMSQKNALYMEVPTHLGWDQSEKPYVSFLCLKSTVITIHRDKLHTIEDVIRNLDGDVPLYANNSSALLYFLLVEIGKQTVNVALRVREEAEQLDQACHENPDALDPQKFSILHRKISHYAAV